TAAATTATGACATCAAAATTTTGCAATTTGCGTACATTTATTTTCTGGATATATACCAAGCATGAAGGAGGGTATCAAATTGAGTTGATTTTTTGGATGTTGAAATTTTGTGAACAAGAGAAATTCGGGACCAGAAGTACGATGAGAAGGCAAACATGGTGATCATTACGGTGGTGTGTTGTAGCCCCGAGAAAATCAGGGACAAGCTTTGCTACAAAGGTGGAGGCTCCATCAAGAGCATTGAGATACTGGACCCACCCAAGCCCAAGGCCGCTGAGCctgagaagaagaaggaggccGATAAGCCCAAGCCCGAACCCGAGAAAAAGAAAGACGCGGAGAAACCTAAAGCTGAAGCTCCCAAGCAGGATGCCGGTAAGCCCAAGGCCGAGCCCGAGAAGAAGAAAGACGGCGGGGAGAAGCCTAAGGCCGAGGCTGAGAAAAAGAAAGACGCGGAAAAGCCTAAAGCAGAGGCTCCCAAAAAGGACGCTGAGAAGCCCAAGGAAAAGGCCGCTCCCGAGGCGGAAAAGCCCAAAGACAAGCCCGCACCTGCTGCGTTACCCATTCAGCCACATATAGCACCACCGATGGCGGTTCCAGTTGGGATGCTCTATGCTCCTGCCCCCTGCTATGAAGGTAGGCCAGTTGGGCCTTTCTACGAATACGGTGGGCCCATGAACTATTACGACGGGTACTACGCAAGGCCCGTTTATGACAGTTACGGTGGTGGCAGGCCATGTTATGTGAACAACCGTTGTGACCAATATTTCAGCGACGAGAACCCTTCAGGCTGCACAATCATGTGATTGCATTATTGGCTCTGTAAATGATGGTGCTCTTTCACTTCGTCTCCATTTCATCATGTTGAactatttctttgtttttcttatctAAAATTCAAAAGTGTtagaggaaaagaaaaggggaaaaaaataagggatatttaattaaatgttataaatgC
This portion of the Vigna unguiculata cultivar IT97K-499-35 chromosome 6, ASM411807v1, whole genome shotgun sequence genome encodes:
- the LOC114189053 gene encoding pollen-specific leucine-rich repeat extensin-like protein 1 isoform X1 yields the protein MAEKVTTMKLKVDLECGKCCKKVKKVLAKYPQIRDQKYDEKANMVIITVVCCSPEKIRDKLCYKGGGSIKSIEILDPPKPKAAEPEKKKEADKPKPEPEKKKDAEKPKAEAPKQDAGKPKAEPEKKKDGGEKPKAEAEKKKDAEKPKAEAPKKDAEKPKEKAAPEAEKPKDKPAPAALPIQPHIAPPMAVPVGMLYAPAPCYEGRPVGPFYEYGGPMNYYDGYYARPVYDSYGGGRPCYVNNRCDQYFSDENPSGCTIM
- the LOC114189053 gene encoding pollen-specific leucine-rich repeat extensin-like protein 1 isoform X2, with product MVTTMKLKVDLECGKCCKKVKKVLAKYPQIRDQKYDEKANMVIITVVCCSPEKIRDKLCYKGGGSIKSIEILDPPKPKAAEPEKKKEADKPKPEPEKKKDAEKPKAEAPKQDAGKPKAEPEKKKDGGEKPKAEAEKKKDAEKPKAEAPKKDAEKPKEKAAPEAEKPKDKPAPAALPIQPHIAPPMAVPVGMLYAPAPCYEGRPVGPFYEYGGPMNYYDGYYARPVYDSYGGGRPCYVNNRCDQYFSDENPSGCTIM